From one Candidatus Acididesulfobacter guangdongensis genomic stretch:
- a CDS encoding heavy-metal-associated domain-containing protein has translation MKKIKIGIDGMSCQHCVANVDKAITKVKGVIEVNTSLSQKNSTITALDDINIDDIKKNIENAGYTPLNYEISDSSK, from the coding sequence ATGAAAAAAATTAAGATAGGAATAGACGGCATGTCATGCCAACATTGTGTAGCGAACGTTGACAAGGCGATTACTAAGGTAAAAGGAGTAATAGAAGTCAATACGTCGCTGTCACAAAAAAACAGCACAATTACAGCTCTTGACGACATAAACATTGACGATATAAAGAAAAATATAGAAAACGCCGGCTATACTCCCTTAAATTATGAAATTTCCGACAGCAGCAAATAG
- the glnA gene encoding type I glutamate--ammonia ligase, which produces MNENEVMQFIKENEVQMVDVKFCDLFGTWQHFVVPISEVSEDSFQEGFGFDGSSIRGWQSIEASDMLVIPDPKTAFLDPFMEAKTLSIACNIKDPMTGKFYDKDPRYIAQKAEKYLKSTGIADTAYFGPEAEFFIFDDIRYDQTSNSGYYFIDSEEGIWNSGKDEMPNLGHKPRHKEGYFPVSPIDTQSDIRNEMVLELQNAGIRIEAAHHEVATGGQAEIDMRFAPLTLMGDYFMMYKYIVKNVAKRYDKTVTFMPKPLFGDNGSGMHIHQSLWKNGKPLFAGTGYAGLSEMALHYIGGILKHAKALCAITNATTNSYKRLVPGFEAPVNFVYSSRNRSASVRIPMYSNNPNAKRIEYRTPDPSANGYLAFSALLLAGLDGIINKIDPGKPVDKDLFTLTKKELKSIPVAPGSLEEALENLEKDHKFLLQGDVFTEDFVQTWIDYKMEHDVNPVRMTPVPYEFHLYYDI; this is translated from the coding sequence ATGAATGAAAATGAAGTAATGCAATTTATTAAAGAAAACGAAGTTCAGATGGTCGATGTAAAATTTTGCGATTTATTTGGCACATGGCAGCATTTTGTCGTGCCGATCAGCGAAGTATCCGAAGATTCTTTTCAGGAAGGATTTGGTTTCGACGGTTCAAGCATAAGAGGATGGCAGTCTATTGAAGCATCGGATATGCTTGTTATTCCTGACCCTAAAACAGCATTTTTAGACCCTTTTATGGAAGCTAAAACACTGTCTATTGCGTGCAATATTAAAGACCCGATGACCGGAAAATTTTATGATAAGGACCCGCGTTATATAGCGCAGAAAGCAGAAAAGTATCTGAAATCCACCGGTATAGCAGATACCGCATATTTTGGTCCGGAAGCCGAATTTTTTATATTTGACGATATAAGATATGACCAGACCTCAAATTCAGGATATTATTTTATTGATTCAGAGGAAGGCATATGGAACAGCGGTAAAGACGAAATGCCTAATCTTGGACATAAACCGCGCCATAAAGAAGGCTATTTTCCGGTTTCTCCGATTGATACTCAGAGCGATATCAGGAACGAAATGGTTCTGGAACTTCAGAATGCAGGCATAAGAATTGAAGCGGCGCATCATGAAGTTGCAACCGGAGGACAGGCAGAAATAGACATGAGATTTGCCCCTCTTACTTTAATGGGTGATTATTTCATGATGTACAAGTATATAGTAAAAAATGTTGCCAAAAGATACGACAAAACGGTAACATTTATGCCGAAACCTCTTTTTGGCGATAACGGTTCCGGTATGCATATTCATCAAAGCCTCTGGAAAAATGGCAAACCGCTCTTTGCAGGCACAGGTTATGCCGGTTTATCTGAAATGGCGCTCCATTATATCGGCGGAATTTTAAAACATGCAAAAGCCCTTTGCGCAATTACTAATGCAACGACAAATTCATATAAAAGATTAGTTCCCGGTTTTGAAGCGCCTGTTAATTTTGTTTATTCCTCCAGAAACAGAAGCGCATCTGTAAGAATACCTATGTATTCAAACAATCCTAACGCAAAAAGAATAGAATACAGAACGCCGGATCCTTCCGCAAACGGTTATCTTGCATTTTCGGCATTGCTCTTAGCCGGTCTTGACGGAATAATAAATAAGATTGACCCAGGAAAACCTGTTGACAAAGATTTATTTACATTAACTAAAAAAGAATTAAAGTCTATTCCTGTAGCCCCAGGTTCGCTCGAAGAGGCACTTGAAAATCTTGAAAAAGACCATAAATTCTTACTTCAGGGAGATGTATTTACGGAAGATTTTGTTCAAACATGGATTGATTACAAAATGGAGCATGATGTAAATCCTGTACGCATGACGCCGGTTCCGTACGAATTTCATCTATATTATGATATCTAA